ATCCTCAAGATAGCCTTCCTCTTCGGCATCTTCCACATGCCCTTCGCGGGCCTGGGGACCTTCGCCAGCGCCATCCTCGTGGCGGTGTTGAGCGGCGTGGTGCTCTCGGGCATCCCCGGCGGCGGACTGGTGGGGGAGATGCTCATCGTGAGCCTCTACGGCTTCCCCCCGGAGGCCTTCCCCATCGTGGCCACCCTGGGCTTTTTGGTGGACCCCGCCGCCACCATGGTCAACGCCACCGGGGACACCTGCTCCGCCCTCATGGTCTCCCGCATGGTGGAGGGCAAGGGCTGGTTCCAGCGGTTCTACAAACCCCAGGACGACCCGACGGCCTGAGACGTCCACCCCAAGGGGCCCTGCGGGGCCCCTTCGCCTTGTTCACGAGGAGGTAAGACCATGAAGACCCACGAGCTTCGAGAACGGCTTCGAACCTTTCCCCGGTTTCCCCTTCTGCGGGACGCCACCCCCCTGCACCCCCTGGAGAACCTCTCCGGGGAACTGGGGGTGGACCTGCGGGTCAAACGGGACGACCTGACGGGCCTGGCTGCGGGGGGCAACAAGACCCGCAAGCTGGAGTACCTCATCGGGCGGGCCCAGGCGGAGGGGGCCGACACGGTGCTCACCGCGGGGTGGTACCACTCTAACCACGCCCTCCAGACCGCCGCAGCGGCGGCCCGGGCGGGGCTGGAGTGCATCCTCTACCTGAAGGCGGGGGACCCCCGGAAGGGAAGCCTCTTCCTGGACGCCCTCTGCGGCGCCCAGGTGCGCCTCTTCGACGTGCCGGGCAGCGGCGCCCTGGGCCCGGAGATGGAACGGGGCGCCGAGGCCCTGCGCCGGGAGGGGCGGAAGCCCTACGTCATCCCCGTGGGGGGATCGGACCCCGTGGGGTCCCTGGGCTACGTGGAGGGGGCCCTGGAGATGCGGGAACAGTGCGACGAGACGGGTTGGGAACCGGACCTGGTGGTGTGCCCCACCAGCAGCGGGGGCACCCACGCGGGGCTCTTGGCGGG
The sequence above is drawn from the Aminomonas paucivorans DSM 12260 genome and encodes:
- a CDS encoding 1-aminocyclopropane-1-carboxylate deaminase/D-cysteine desulfhydrase, which produces MKTHELRERLRTFPRFPLLRDATPLHPLENLSGELGVDLRVKRDDLTGLAAGGNKTRKLEYLIGRAQAEGADTVLTAGWYHSNHALQTAAAAARAGLECILYLKAGDPRKGSLFLDALCGAQVRLFDVPGSGALGPEMERGAEALRREGRKPYVIPVGGSDPVGSLGYVEGALEMREQCDETGWEPDLVVCPTSSGGTHAGLLAGIPALFPRTRVLGIGVGDDPGEVREKVGHLRDALGELLSLPPLDDRTLDEAFCFDYGFGAYGTLAGPVMDLIREVGSREGFFLDPVYTGKAFYGLLDRIRRGIVPLASRVLFLHTGGLSGLFQYEEEVHRHLAGTD